One genomic segment of Thermodesulfovibrionales bacterium includes these proteins:
- a CDS encoding XdhC/CoxI family protein: MDIYEEILRLKRDGRPAALATIVESTGSTPQKKGAKILVRDDGSVLGTLGGGCLEAEVIQACLMAIKDSTPRTLPFELTEKHGGLVCGGKVLVYIEPIIPEPSLIILGAGHVGKALSKIAKFSGFSVTVVDDRQEHANRENFPDADRIIINDFETIFKKYPVSKSDFIVIATRGHNHDLEALKSALETEARYIGLLGSRRKKALLFKALADQGFSQEDINRVITPVGLEIGSVTPEEIAISIIAQIIQIRRQDGSSGFSSSSCSRFSKKDWTDKTAPSFG; encoded by the coding sequence ATGGACATATATGAAGAAATACTGAGACTTAAAAGGGATGGAAGGCCTGCTGCCCTGGCAACAATTGTGGAAAGTACTGGTTCCACTCCACAGAAGAAGGGAGCAAAGATTCTTGTTAGGGATGACGGTTCAGTTCTTGGCACACTTGGAGGGGGTTGTCTTGAGGCAGAGGTTATTCAGGCCTGTCTTATGGCAATTAAAGACAGCACCCCCAGAACTTTACCCTTTGAACTTACAGAAAAACACGGAGGTCTGGTGTGCGGTGGAAAGGTACTGGTTTATATAGAACCAATTATCCCTGAACCTTCTTTAATAATCCTCGGAGCAGGGCATGTTGGAAAGGCATTATCAAAAATTGCTAAGTTTTCAGGCTTCAGTGTTACGGTGGTCGATGACAGGCAGGAACATGCAAACAGGGAGAATTTTCCTGATGCCGACAGGATAATTATTAATGATTTTGAAACAATATTTAAAAAGTATCCTGTTAGTAAAAGTGATTTTATTGTTATTGCTACACGCGGTCACAATCACGATCTCGAAGCATTAAAATCAGCCCTTGAAACAGAAGCCCGATATATTGGTCTTCTTGGAAGCAGAAGAAAAAAAGCTCTGCTCTTTAAGGCACTGGCAGACCAGGGATTCTCTCAGGAGGATATAAACAGAGTAATAACACCAGTTGGCCTTGAAATAGGCTCTGTGACCCCTGAGGAAATAGCGATCAGTATTATTGCACAGATAATACAGATCAGGAGGCAGGATGGAAGCTCGGGTTTCAGCAGTTCTTCTTGCAGCAGGTTCAGCAAAAAGGATTGGACAGATAAAACAGCTCCTTCCTTTGGGTAA